In one Vigna unguiculata cultivar IT97K-499-35 unplaced genomic scaffold, ASM411807v1 contig_611, whole genome shotgun sequence genomic region, the following are encoded:
- the LOC114172489 gene encoding GTP cyclohydrolase 1-like, giving the protein MGHLGQNGLISELENGVTLCCDEECCEKETVTTSIQYAVKVLLMGLGEDINREGIRKTPLRVAKALSEGTRGYVQSVKEIVEGALFPEAGIENNKVGDAGGVGGVVIVRDLEFYSYCESCMLPFYFTCHVGYVPSAQRVLGLSKLSRVTNVFAKRLQEPQRLANEVCSALHEGIQPTGVAVVLQCKHIPFPDMESYSLGSNHKGVMGILVSSGSGVFENKDANLWADFFGLLQFRGIDKDKIHDKGSMDDQCWCPSLSSKVSSKNEELNPAMLTAVASILKSLGEDPTRKQLQGTPARYTKWLMNFKCSSIERALNCSLGIRTNGILNTNGGLGFHEKLHSELNMPFLSQCEHHLLPFHGVVHIGYFISKGFHPIEKTFLQSIVHFYGFKLQVQERLTKQIAETISPLIGGNVIVVVEASHTCMISRGIEKFGSNTATIATLGCFCTDLGARTSFLESIPNDTYISCR; this is encoded by the exons aTGGGGCATTTGGGTCAGAATGGTTTGATCTCTGAGCTCGAAAATGGAGTCACTTTGTGCTGTGATGAAGAGTGTTGTGAGAAAGAAACAGTTACAACTTCCATTCAGTATGCTGTGAAGGTCTTGTTGATGGGTTTGGGAGAAGATATCAACAGAGAAGGCATTAGAAAAACACCACTTCGTGTTGCCAAGGCCCTTTCTGAAGGAACCAGAG GTTATGTTCAAAGTGTGAAGGAAATTGTGGAAGGTGCATTATTCCCCGAAGCCGGTATAGAAAACAACAAagttggtgatgcaggtggagtAGGTGGAGTTGTGATTGTGAGAGACCTTGAGTTTTACTCCTACTGTGAGTCTTGCATGCTACCATTCTATTTCACGTGCCATGTGGGGTATGTCCCTTCTGCCCAAAGAGTTCTTGGTTTAAGCAAACTGTCTCGTGTCACCAATGTGTTTGCAAAACGTCTCCAAGAACCTCAAAGACTTGCAAATGAGGTGTGTTCTGCTTTGCATGAAGGAATTCAACCCACAGGTGTTGCTGTTGTGCTTCAATGCAAACACATTCCCTTTCCAGACATGGAATCATACTCTCTTGGCTCAAACCACAAAGGGGTGATGGGGATACTGGTTTCTTCTGGTTCTGgtgtttttgaaaacaaagatGCAAACTTGTGGGCTGACTTTTTTGGCCTTCTACAATTTAGGGGCATTGACAAGGACAAAATTCATGATAAGGGGTCAATGGACGACCAATGTTGGTGTCCTTCTTTGTCTTCTAAAGTTTCATCCAAGAATGAAGAGCTGAACCCTGCTATGCTCACTGCAGTAGCTTCAATTCTTAAGTCTTTAGGCGAGGATCCAACTAGGAAGCAATTACAAGGGACTCCTGCTAGGTATACCAAATGGCTGATGAACTTCAAGTGTAGTAGCATTGAGAGGGCGCTGAACTGTTCGCTTGGGATTCGGACAAACGGTATTTTGAACACTAATGGGGGGTTAGGTTTTCATGAAAAGCTACACTCGGAGCTGAACATGCCCTTTCTGTCACAATGTGAGCATCATTTGCTTCCGTTTCATGGTGTTGTTCACATAGGATACTTCATTTCCAAAGGGTTTCACCCCATTGAGAAAACCTTTTTGCAGTCAATAGTGCATTTTTATGGTTTTAAGTTGCAGGTTCAAGAAAGACTGACCAAGCAGATTGCTGAAACTATTTCCCCACTGATTGGTGGAAATGTGATAGTTGTGGTGGAAGCAAGTCACACATGCATGATTTCTAGAGGAATTGAGAAATTTGGAAGTAATACAGCTACCATTGCAACATTGGGATGCTTTTGTACTGACCTTGGAGCAAGAACCTCATTCTTGGAGAGTATTCCAAATGACACATACATCTCTTGTAGATAG